The following proteins are co-located in the Synechococcus sp. PROS-U-1 genome:
- the topA gene encoding type I DNA topoisomerase: MAHTLVIVESPTKAKTIRGFLPKGFKVEASMGHVRDLPNNASEIPASAKGQKWANLGVNTEADFEPLYVVPKDKKKVVRELKDALKGADQLLLATDEDREGESISWHLLQLLAPKVPVKRMVFHEITKDAIGKALDQTRDLDMELVHAQETRRILDRLVGYTLSPLLWKKVAWGLSAGRVQSVAVRLLVQRERARRAFRSGSYWDLKAQLEQSGSAFEAKLTHVAGQRIATGNDFDETTGGLKQGSAVRLLSESEAKALAEAVRSSAWTVDAVEEKPTVRKPVPPFTTSTLQQEANRKLRLSARETMRCAQGLYERGFITYMRTDSVHLSDQAINASRSCVESLYGKEYLSKGPRQFSTKARNAQEAHEAIRPSGESFRTPGETGLDGRDLAVYELIWKRTVASQMAEARLTMLSVDLSSGEASFRSSGKRIDFPGFFRAYVEGSDDPDAALEGQEVLLPALSVGDAPEPKTVEPLGHQTQPPARFSEASLVKMLEKEGIGRPSTYASIIGTIVDRGYATLLGNALTPSFTAFAVTALLEEHFPELVNTSFTARMENTLDEISHGKVQWLPYLEGFYKGDEGLETQVQQREGDIDPGASRTIDLEGLSSVVRIGRFGAYLEAKRVSEDGEEELIKATLPREITPADLDEEQAELILKQKADGPESIGEDPETGDLVYLLFGQYGPYVQRGQVSDENPKPKRASLPKGQKPEDLTLEDALGLLRLPRLLGEHPDGGRIQAGLGRFGPYVVWDKGKGEKDYRSLKGDDDVLVVGLSRALELLAMPKRGRGGRTALKDLGKPEGSDETIQVYDGPYGLYVKQGKVNASLPEGKGADDVTLEEAVELLAAKAASKKGGRKTAAKKPAAKKPAAKKPAAKKPPATTKTGRLRASAVRVIKPADS; the protein is encoded by the coding sequence GTGGCGCACACCCTCGTCATCGTTGAAAGCCCCACGAAGGCCAAGACCATCCGTGGCTTCCTTCCCAAGGGATTCAAAGTTGAAGCCTCCATGGGGCATGTCCGCGACCTTCCCAACAACGCCAGTGAGATTCCGGCATCGGCCAAAGGGCAGAAGTGGGCCAACCTCGGCGTGAACACGGAAGCGGATTTTGAGCCGCTGTATGTGGTCCCGAAGGACAAGAAAAAAGTGGTTCGGGAGTTGAAAGACGCCCTCAAGGGTGCCGATCAGTTGCTCCTAGCGACGGATGAAGACCGGGAAGGCGAGAGCATCAGCTGGCACTTGCTTCAGCTTCTGGCTCCAAAGGTGCCGGTGAAGCGGATGGTGTTCCACGAAATCACCAAGGACGCCATCGGCAAAGCCCTGGATCAGACCCGTGATCTCGATATGGAGCTGGTCCATGCCCAGGAGACCCGGCGGATTCTGGATCGCCTTGTGGGTTACACCCTTTCGCCTCTCTTGTGGAAAAAGGTGGCTTGGGGACTCTCCGCGGGACGGGTGCAGTCCGTTGCGGTTCGGCTTCTGGTGCAACGGGAGCGTGCCCGTCGGGCCTTCCGCAGTGGCAGTTATTGGGACCTCAAGGCCCAGCTCGAGCAGTCCGGTAGTGCCTTTGAAGCCAAGCTCACCCACGTGGCTGGCCAGCGCATTGCCACCGGCAACGATTTTGATGAAACCACCGGTGGGTTGAAGCAAGGCAGTGCCGTCCGGCTGCTGAGTGAGAGCGAGGCCAAGGCGTTGGCTGAAGCCGTGCGGTCGAGCGCATGGACGGTGGATGCGGTGGAGGAGAAGCCCACCGTGCGCAAGCCCGTTCCCCCCTTTACCACCAGCACCCTCCAACAGGAAGCGAATCGCAAACTGCGGCTCTCAGCCCGGGAGACCATGCGCTGTGCCCAAGGCCTCTACGAACGGGGTTTCATCACCTACATGCGGACGGACTCGGTGCATTTGTCCGATCAAGCGATTAATGCATCACGCAGCTGTGTTGAGAGCCTGTATGGCAAGGAGTATCTGAGCAAGGGACCGCGCCAATTCAGCACCAAAGCCCGCAACGCTCAGGAGGCACACGAAGCGATTCGTCCCTCAGGCGAAAGCTTCCGAACTCCCGGCGAAACCGGCCTTGATGGCAGGGACCTGGCGGTCTACGAACTGATCTGGAAGCGCACCGTGGCCAGTCAAATGGCCGAAGCAAGGCTCACGATGCTGTCGGTGGATCTCAGTTCAGGGGAAGCCAGTTTCCGATCCAGCGGCAAGCGCATTGACTTCCCCGGTTTCTTCCGCGCCTACGTGGAGGGCAGTGACGATCCGGATGCAGCCCTTGAAGGTCAGGAAGTGTTGTTGCCGGCGCTCAGCGTTGGCGATGCACCCGAGCCGAAGACCGTTGAACCGCTCGGTCATCAGACCCAGCCGCCGGCTCGGTTCAGCGAGGCTTCCCTGGTGAAGATGCTGGAAAAAGAGGGCATCGGTCGGCCGTCGACCTATGCCTCGATCATCGGAACGATCGTGGATCGCGGTTACGCCACGCTTCTGGGAAATGCACTCACCCCCAGCTTCACCGCTTTTGCTGTGACGGCTTTGCTGGAGGAGCATTTCCCCGAACTGGTGAACACGAGTTTCACTGCTCGGATGGAAAACACCCTGGATGAGATCTCCCACGGGAAGGTGCAGTGGCTTCCCTATCTGGAGGGGTTCTACAAGGGAGATGAGGGACTCGAGACCCAGGTGCAACAGCGGGAGGGTGACATTGATCCCGGCGCATCCCGCACCATCGACCTCGAGGGCTTGTCCTCCGTGGTGCGCATCGGCCGTTTTGGCGCCTACCTGGAGGCCAAACGCGTCAGCGAGGATGGTGAGGAGGAGCTGATCAAGGCCACCTTGCCCCGGGAGATCACCCCGGCTGATCTTGATGAAGAGCAGGCCGAACTGATCCTCAAGCAGAAGGCTGACGGCCCCGAATCCATTGGCGAGGATCCGGAAACGGGTGACCTGGTTTATCTGCTCTTCGGGCAATACGGCCCCTATGTGCAGCGGGGGCAGGTGAGTGATGAGAATCCCAAGCCCAAACGCGCGTCTCTACCCAAAGGGCAGAAGCCTGAGGACCTCACCCTGGAGGATGCCCTTGGTCTGCTTCGGTTGCCGCGCCTCCTGGGCGAACACCCTGATGGTGGCCGCATTCAGGCAGGTCTGGGCCGCTTTGGTCCCTACGTCGTCTGGGATAAGGGAAAGGGGGAAAAGGATTACCGATCCCTGAAGGGCGATGACGATGTTCTGGTGGTGGGACTGAGCCGTGCCCTCGAGTTGTTGGCCATGCCCAAACGCGGTCGGGGAGGACGCACCGCCCTCAAGGACCTGGGCAAGCCGGAGGGCAGTGATGAGACGATTCAGGTCTATGACGGTCCCTACGGCCTGTACGTCAAGCAGGGCAAGGTGAATGCTTCGTTGCCGGAAGGCAAAGGTGCTGATGATGTGACCCTCGAGGAAGCCGTTGAACTGCTCGCGGCCAAAGCGGCCTCGAAAAAGGGTGGTCGCAAAACCGCCGCCAAAAAACCGGCGGCGAAGAAGCCAGCAGCCAAAAAGCCTGCGGCCAAGAAACCCCCCGCTACCACCAAGACCGGTCGGCTCAGGGCCAGTGCGGTGCGGGTGATCAAGCCAGCGGACAGCTGA
- a CDS encoding DUF2232 domain-containing protein, with the protein MTDTTPRLSRQQALRLVEGAYLAAATGLIWLALYYLPVGGALFRLALPLPLILLQLRRGSRSGAEGLLLSVLLMTALMGPLRGPLLLFPYGLLSLWLGWSWCRGFSWWLSWAGGIVLGTAGFLVRVLVLSLLVGENLWVVITRAGSALLDRLIVALHLPITPDLTQVQLMALLLVVVQEVIYVLSLHALAYWIFPRLRSPIPEPPRLLHGLVALDPL; encoded by the coding sequence ATGACCGACACCACTCCTCGGTTGAGCCGCCAGCAGGCTCTGAGGCTGGTTGAGGGGGCTTATCTCGCCGCTGCGACGGGGCTGATCTGGCTGGCTCTTTACTACCTCCCGGTGGGCGGTGCTCTCTTCCGTCTGGCTCTGCCCCTTCCTTTAATCCTGCTGCAGTTGCGCCGTGGCAGCCGTTCCGGTGCCGAGGGATTGCTGCTGTCCGTGCTGTTGATGACGGCGCTGATGGGTCCATTGCGTGGACCGCTTCTGCTGTTTCCTTACGGACTTCTCTCGCTGTGGCTGGGCTGGAGCTGGTGCCGAGGGTTCAGCTGGTGGTTGAGCTGGGCGGGCGGCATCGTTCTGGGAACAGCCGGGTTTCTGGTGAGAGTTCTGGTGCTCTCGTTGCTGGTGGGAGAAAACCTCTGGGTTGTGATCACCAGGGCCGGGTCTGCACTGCTCGACCGATTGATCGTGGCCCTTCATCTGCCGATCACACCGGATCTCACCCAGGTGCAGTTGATGGCGCTTCTGCTGGTGGTGGTTCAGGAGGTCATCTATGTCCTGTCCCTCCATGCCCTGGCGTACTGGATCTTTCCCCGCCTGAGATCACCGATTCCGGAGCCCCCTCGACTGCTGCATGGACTCGTTGCCCTCGACCCCCTCTGA
- a CDS encoding nicotinate-nucleotide--dimethylbenzimidazole phosphoribosyltransferase: MDSLPSTPSDASGLPQGCQQLGRLGASLLDAAALGPWIARDQPVDLLLVLAATRTAEHEGISAAGSTAASRRYTALADAELLIHGPSGQRRWPLPPLPAGVSPALLSHVAARRLKLAPHVAALGLAQEPDFPHLEIEAMDQGPSACLSSGAAMPLPRVQHLWRQGELLGRRLQRPLVLAECVPGGTTTAQAVLTALGVEVAHLISGSARQPPQQLKQELVSRGLQRASLGAHPAAKQILAAVGDPFQAFTAGVLLGAVSSGQPLLLGGGCQMLAVLALAMQALPVSQRERLADQVLIGTTGWLADEGVAAASQSPLGRLVDATAARVDTSLSVLACGVRFQSSAHQPLRDYERGYVKEGVGAGALLLLAQLRGCSCADLVLDCEHALEQLLSRPVTSIP, encoded by the coding sequence ATGGACTCGTTGCCCTCGACCCCCTCTGATGCGTCCGGGTTGCCCCAGGGCTGTCAGCAGCTGGGACGCCTTGGAGCGAGCCTTTTGGATGCAGCGGCCCTTGGCCCCTGGATTGCTAGGGATCAACCTGTGGATCTGTTGTTGGTGCTTGCTGCCACGCGGACAGCGGAGCATGAGGGCATTTCCGCCGCTGGCTCCACAGCGGCCTCCAGGCGCTACACGGCCCTGGCTGATGCGGAGCTTCTGATCCACGGGCCGTCTGGACAGCGCCGTTGGCCCCTACCGCCGCTGCCCGCTGGTGTTTCCCCCGCCCTGCTCAGCCATGTTGCGGCGCGCCGCTTGAAGCTGGCCCCGCACGTGGCGGCCCTCGGCTTAGCTCAGGAACCCGATTTCCCCCACCTGGAGATTGAAGCCATGGATCAGGGGCCGTCGGCGTGTCTGTCCAGCGGTGCTGCGATGCCATTGCCCCGGGTGCAGCACTTGTGGCGACAGGGGGAGCTCCTGGGGCGGCGTTTGCAACGCCCCTTGGTGCTCGCGGAATGTGTGCCGGGAGGGACCACAACCGCTCAAGCGGTGCTGACGGCCCTCGGCGTGGAGGTCGCCCATCTGATCAGCGGCAGTGCCCGTCAACCTCCCCAGCAGCTCAAGCAAGAGCTCGTCTCCCGAGGGCTGCAGCGGGCGTCCTTGGGGGCACATCCTGCGGCCAAGCAGATCCTGGCCGCTGTCGGCGACCCCTTTCAGGCCTTCACCGCAGGGGTGTTGCTGGGAGCGGTGTCGTCGGGACAACCGCTGTTGCTGGGTGGGGGGTGCCAGATGCTGGCTGTTCTGGCACTGGCGATGCAGGCCCTGCCCGTCAGTCAGCGGGAGCGCCTGGCGGACCAGGTGCTGATCGGCACCACCGGTTGGCTCGCTGATGAGGGTGTGGCCGCTGCGAGCCAGTCCCCCTTGGGACGCCTTGTGGATGCCACGGCAGCCCGTGTGGATACATCGCTGTCTGTCCTGGCCTGTGGCGTGCGCTTTCAGAGCAGCGCCCATCAACCGTTGCGGGACTACGAACGGGGCTATGTCAAAGAAGGGGTGGGGGCCGGTGCTCTGCTGCTGCTCGCTCAGCTGCGGGGATGCTCCTGTGCCGACCTGGTGCTGGATTGTGAGCATGCCTTGGAGCAGCTGCTCAGCCGCCCCGTAACGTCAATCCCATGA
- a CDS encoding ABC transporter substrate-binding protein, whose product MNVGSERLGSLSRRHVLQMIGATGSVLLAGCRQATASPTLMAPAGVLPKPWADALPKPWRLMLASSQQEWRPEDRARVDLLVMADGWLDAYSADALQPIASEPLRRQLDRQAQSLLGELGALQDRVLPLAVSPWVMLLRDDPAMAKEGWPLLLDSAVAGRVVLPASPRLVMSLADHLGGSQSLSTLRRQALTFDDRQASNWLLKGDARVVVLPLNRCIALLRRDPRLRAVLPASGAPLHWTVLLRPEASREPVPQSWVEQGWRDPLRRRLVQLGWRAPITSSDPVSGSMADQNALSVRLRPLLFPPAETWSRCWSLPPLPPQGQKDLERLWRDSAP is encoded by the coding sequence ATGAATGTCGGGAGTGAGCGGTTGGGTTCCCTGAGCCGGCGCCATGTGCTCCAGATGATCGGGGCGACGGGATCCGTGCTGCTGGCCGGCTGTCGTCAGGCGACCGCATCGCCAACGCTGATGGCCCCGGCTGGTGTGCTGCCGAAACCATGGGCTGATGCTTTGCCCAAGCCCTGGCGGCTGATGCTGGCTTCATCCCAGCAGGAGTGGAGGCCGGAGGACCGAGCGCGCGTCGATCTGCTGGTGATGGCTGATGGGTGGCTGGACGCCTATTCAGCAGACGCTCTGCAGCCCATTGCCTCTGAACCGCTCCGCAGGCAGTTGGACCGTCAGGCCCAGTCCCTGTTGGGAGAGCTCGGTGCCCTGCAGGATCGGGTGTTGCCGCTGGCCGTCAGTCCCTGGGTGATGCTGCTGCGGGATGACCCCGCCATGGCAAAGGAGGGGTGGCCCCTGTTGCTGGATTCCGCCGTGGCAGGGCGTGTGGTTCTGCCCGCCAGCCCCCGCCTGGTGATGAGCCTGGCGGACCATCTGGGCGGAAGTCAGAGCCTGAGCACCCTGCGTCGCCAGGCCCTCACCTTTGATGATCGTCAAGCCAGCAACTGGCTGCTCAAAGGTGATGCCCGGGTGGTTGTTCTCCCGCTCAACCGCTGCATCGCTCTGCTGCGGCGGGATCCGCGTCTTCGGGCTGTTTTGCCGGCATCCGGCGCGCCTTTGCACTGGACTGTTCTGCTCCGACCGGAAGCCAGTCGCGAGCCGGTGCCCCAGAGCTGGGTCGAGCAGGGCTGGCGGGATCCCCTGCGCCGCCGCCTCGTGCAGCTGGGTTGGCGGGCTCCCATCACGTCGTCAGATCCGGTGTCAGGGTCGATGGCGGATCAGAACGCCTTGTCTGTTCGTTTGCGGCCCCTGCTGTTTCCCCCCGCTGAGACCTGGTCACGCTGTTGGTCGCTGCCGCCCCTGCCGCCCCAAGGCCAGAAGGACTTGGAACGCCTCTGGCGTGATTCAGCTCCATAG
- a CDS encoding aldo/keto reductase, which translates to MKTRAFGSGRPVSLFSLGTMRALDSASQMAAVLNAAAAAGINHLETAPAYGPAERFLGEALRQTTRKASDHWVITSKLLPGLSFEEGQRRLDQTIERLGCSHLDNLAIHGINREEHLDWALVGDGSKLLDWARNSGRVTQVGFSSHGSNPLIDRALRSQRFTFCSLHLHWLDPQRLPLAHWALSHGIGVMAISPADKGGRLQAPSPTLVEDCTPFAPLQLAYRFLLAQGISTLTVGAAVADDLQLAARLAQEDGPLSDAEQQALLTAQLRQEKRLGQEQCKQCQACLPCPQQVPIPELLRLRNLAIGHGLTAFAQERYNLIGRAGHWWEEQDASACERCGECLPRCPHQLPIPDLLADTHQRLVASPRRRLWS; encoded by the coding sequence GTGAAAACCCGCGCCTTTGGCAGCGGCCGCCCCGTCAGCCTGTTCAGTCTGGGAACGATGCGAGCACTCGACTCGGCGTCCCAGATGGCAGCGGTGCTCAACGCGGCAGCAGCAGCAGGGATCAACCACCTTGAAACCGCCCCTGCCTACGGACCTGCCGAGCGTTTTCTGGGAGAAGCTCTTCGCCAGACCACCCGTAAAGCTTCAGACCACTGGGTGATCACCAGCAAACTACTGCCGGGGCTGAGCTTCGAGGAGGGACAACGTCGGCTTGACCAGACCATTGAGCGGCTGGGCTGCTCACACCTCGACAACCTGGCCATCCATGGCATCAACCGGGAGGAGCACCTTGACTGGGCCCTGGTCGGAGATGGTTCGAAACTTCTCGACTGGGCACGCAACAGCGGCCGCGTGACCCAGGTGGGCTTCAGCAGCCATGGCAGCAATCCGCTGATCGATCGGGCGCTGCGCAGCCAGCGATTCACCTTCTGCAGCCTGCACTTGCATTGGCTTGACCCTCAGCGATTGCCCTTGGCCCATTGGGCATTGAGCCATGGGATTGGAGTTATGGCGATCTCTCCCGCAGACAAAGGAGGGCGCCTGCAGGCACCGAGCCCAACCCTGGTGGAGGACTGCACCCCCTTCGCCCCCCTGCAGCTGGCTTACAGATTCCTGCTGGCGCAGGGCATCAGCACCCTGACTGTTGGTGCTGCCGTTGCCGATGACCTCCAACTTGCTGCAAGGCTGGCGCAGGAGGATGGCCCCCTCAGCGATGCTGAGCAGCAGGCCTTGCTTACGGCACAGCTGCGCCAGGAGAAACGGCTCGGGCAAGAGCAGTGCAAACAATGTCAGGCGTGCCTCCCCTGTCCGCAACAGGTTCCGATTCCCGAGCTGTTGCGGCTGCGCAATCTGGCCATTGGCCATGGGCTCACCGCATTTGCGCAGGAGCGATACAACCTGATCGGCCGTGCCGGCCACTGGTGGGAAGAGCAGGATGCTTCCGCCTGTGAACGCTGTGGGGAATGCCTGCCCCGATGCCCGCATCAACTGCCCATCCCTGATCTGCTGGCGGACACCCACCAACGATTGGTGGCTTCACCGCGACGGCGGCTATGGAGCTGA
- a CDS encoding bifunctional nuclease family protein codes for MVEMSVAGIALDAASRTPMVLLRDPSGRRQVPIWIDQAQAHNIMAGLQGGAPARPLSHDLMAALLVAGGLELERVIVHAIEDSTFHAVLKLRPDLDEEELAEDEVLELIEVDARPSDAIALAIRTGSGIWMLEEVVAEASIPVDAEADAEDQSAFSRFVDDLSPAALVRHLRNQDNEAPPEE; via the coding sequence ATGGTCGAAATGAGCGTCGCCGGAATCGCACTCGATGCCGCCAGCCGTACCCCCATGGTGCTGCTGCGAGATCCGAGCGGCCGACGTCAGGTCCCGATCTGGATCGACCAAGCGCAAGCCCACAACATCATGGCCGGCTTGCAGGGCGGAGCACCAGCACGGCCCCTCAGCCATGACCTAATGGCCGCGCTGCTGGTGGCTGGGGGGCTCGAGCTGGAACGCGTGATTGTCCATGCGATCGAAGACAGCACCTTTCACGCGGTCTTGAAGCTGCGACCTGATCTGGACGAAGAGGAGTTGGCCGAAGACGAAGTGCTGGAACTGATCGAAGTGGATGCCCGACCCAGCGACGCCATCGCGCTGGCGATCAGAACTGGGAGCGGCATCTGGATGCTGGAGGAGGTGGTAGCGGAAGCCTCGATTCCGGTGGATGCAGAAGCCGATGCTGAAGATCAAAGTGCCTTCAGCCGTTTTGTCGACGACCTCAGCCCTGCGGCACTGGTGCGCCATCTGCGCAACCAGGACAACGAAGCACCCCCAGAGGAGTGA
- a CDS encoding riboflavin synthase, with translation MFTGLVQSVGRIERRAGAVVVWGCAPFTPLALGDSVAVDGVCLTAAELIADGFRADVSEETLRRTTLGRKADRGGAVNLEPALRLSDRLGGHLVSGHVDATGEVTSVETLPHSWSLSIRWSEARFGRYICEKASIAVDGISLTVADCSADGTTFSLAVIPHTWEATTLKNLAVGDTVNLEADQLARYAERLLQPDGADGRSTEEGLTPHWLATHGWS, from the coding sequence ATGTTCACGGGGCTAGTGCAGTCAGTGGGAAGGATCGAGCGTCGTGCGGGGGCGGTCGTGGTCTGGGGCTGTGCTCCCTTCACCCCCTTGGCGCTTGGTGACAGCGTGGCCGTGGATGGCGTCTGCCTTACAGCGGCTGAGCTGATTGCGGATGGTTTCCGCGCGGATGTGAGTGAGGAAACCCTGCGCCGCACCACGCTGGGACGAAAAGCGGACCGTGGTGGAGCTGTGAACCTCGAGCCGGCGCTGCGGCTGAGCGACCGGCTTGGTGGTCATCTGGTGAGTGGTCATGTGGATGCCACAGGGGAGGTCACCAGCGTGGAGACCCTCCCCCACTCCTGGTCTCTCTCGATCCGCTGGTCTGAAGCCCGATTTGGCCGTTACATCTGTGAGAAGGCCAGCATTGCTGTGGACGGCATCAGCCTCACGGTGGCGGACTGTTCAGCGGATGGAACGACGTTCTCCCTCGCGGTTATCCCCCACACCTGGGAGGCAACAACCCTGAAGAACCTTGCCGTCGGTGACACCGTGAACCTGGAAGCCGATCAACTAGCCCGTTACGCCGAGCGTCTTCTGCAGCCCGATGGTGCTGATGGCCGCAGCACCGAAGAGGGGCTGACACCCCATTGGCTTGCCACTCATGGCTGGTCCTGA
- a CDS encoding AbrB-like transcriptional regulator has protein sequence MLVGKELLDKARSLSNRPEDDIARGCGYVGPSGRLLKKSFYRALVEAKAAAQGWQLPKSSSSSSGGSRGRQAEFRTRVHGNGNLLIGHAYTRRLGLEPGQEFKIELQRDSGMIVLQQMDQDQP, from the coding sequence ATGCTGGTCGGCAAGGAACTGCTCGACAAGGCCAGATCGCTCAGCAATCGGCCTGAAGATGACATCGCCCGCGGCTGCGGTTACGTCGGCCCGAGTGGACGTCTGCTGAAAAAGAGTTTTTATCGCGCACTGGTGGAGGCCAAAGCGGCGGCCCAGGGATGGCAATTGCCGAAAAGCAGCAGCAGTTCCTCAGGCGGCAGCCGGGGTCGCCAGGCCGAATTCCGAACCCGTGTTCATGGCAACGGCAACCTGCTGATCGGCCACGCCTACACCCGTCGGCTCGGCCTGGAGCCCGGCCAGGAGTTCAAGATCGAGCTCCAACGGGACTCCGGAATGATCGTTCTGCAGCAAATGGATCAGGACCAGCCATGA
- a CDS encoding cytochrome c oxidase subunit 3: protein MTTTVPIKDQDQGHAEHAEHPDHRMFGLATFLVADAMTFAGFFAAYLTFKAVNPLPEGAIYELELPLPILNTILLLVSSATFHRAGQAIRQDDHGRCRRWLLITAGLGLAFLVSQMVEYFTLPFGLTDNLFASTFFAATGFHGLHVTLGALMILIVWWQARQPQGRVTAADHFPLEAAELYWHFVDGIWVILFVILYLL from the coding sequence ATGACCACCACAGTTCCCATCAAGGATCAGGACCAAGGCCATGCAGAGCATGCCGAGCATCCAGATCACCGCATGTTTGGCCTCGCCACATTCCTTGTGGCGGATGCCATGACCTTTGCCGGCTTCTTTGCCGCTTACCTCACCTTCAAAGCCGTGAACCCTCTACCGGAAGGGGCGATTTATGAACTTGAGCTGCCCCTGCCGATCCTGAACACCATTTTACTGCTGGTGAGCAGTGCCACCTTCCACCGTGCCGGCCAGGCGATCCGACAGGACGACCACGGGCGCTGTCGACGCTGGCTCCTGATCACGGCAGGCCTCGGACTGGCCTTTCTGGTGAGTCAGATGGTCGAATATTTCACCCTTCCCTTCGGCCTGACCGACAACCTCTTCGCCAGCACCTTTTTCGCCGCCACGGGATTTCATGGGCTCCATGTGACCCTCGGCGCACTGATGATTCTGATCGTCTGGTGGCAAGCGAGGCAGCCGCAGGGCCGTGTGACTGCAGCCGACCACTTCCCCCTGGAAGCAGCTGAGTTGTACTGGCACTTTGTTGATGGAATCTGGGTGATTCTCTTCGTGATCCTTTATCTGCTCTGA
- the ctaD gene encoding cytochrome c oxidase subunit I: MTISLPPETSSPPRLQPSGWLRYFSFSVDHKVIGLQYLVCGFVFYLVGGALAGAIRTELSSPVADFMARDVYNQVLTLHGTVMIFLWIVPVVNGAFGNYLIPFYVGARDMAFPRLNAVAFWLIPPAGLMLITSYFLTGAAQSGWTAYPPLSITTPATGQVIWILSVLLLGGSSIFGGINFIATILKLRRPGLKLMQLPMYCWAMLGTSILVVLSTPVLAGTLVLLSFDIVAHTGFFNPTLGGNVVVYQHLFWFYSHPAVYIMVLPAFGLVSEILPVHARKPLFGYVTMVYSIMAIVVLGLVVWAHHMFTSGTPPWMRLFFTIATAFIAVPTGIKFFNWLATLWGGRISLNSAMLFSCGFIVNFVLGGITGVALAQVPFDIHVHDTYFVVAHFHYIVFGGSVFVIFASIYHWYPKFTGRMLNEDLGRLHCALTFIGFNLCFGPQHWLGLNGMPRRVAEYDPQFTLINQISSVGALLMAISTLPFLWNVIHSALNGPVAGDNPWRALTPEWLTSSPPPVENWIGEAPLVEEPYGYGVPPDELDLTAASGRDLWSSGK; the protein is encoded by the coding sequence ATGACGATCAGCTTGCCCCCGGAAACATCCAGCCCACCGCGACTTCAACCCAGCGGCTGGTTGCGGTATTTCAGCTTCAGCGTTGATCACAAGGTGATCGGGCTGCAGTACCTCGTCTGCGGCTTTGTGTTTTATCTCGTTGGAGGCGCCCTGGCCGGCGCCATTCGCACGGAACTCAGCAGCCCCGTTGCCGACTTCATGGCACGGGATGTCTACAACCAAGTGCTGACACTCCACGGCACGGTGATGATCTTTCTCTGGATCGTCCCAGTCGTAAATGGTGCCTTTGGAAACTATCTGATCCCCTTTTATGTGGGGGCACGGGATATGGCTTTCCCACGCCTCAATGCAGTTGCTTTTTGGTTAATCCCTCCAGCTGGATTGATGCTGATCACCAGCTATTTCCTAACAGGGGCTGCTCAATCTGGCTGGACAGCTTATCCACCACTCAGCATCACCACACCAGCAACTGGTCAAGTGATCTGGATCCTGAGTGTGCTTCTCCTTGGCGGAAGCTCAATCTTCGGAGGAATCAATTTCATCGCCACGATTCTCAAGCTGCGTCGACCCGGGCTGAAGTTGATGCAACTTCCCATGTATTGCTGGGCGATGCTCGGAACAAGCATTCTTGTAGTTCTATCAACACCCGTTCTCGCGGGAACATTGGTGTTATTGAGTTTCGACATTGTTGCGCACACAGGGTTCTTCAATCCCACCCTGGGGGGCAATGTGGTCGTCTACCAGCATCTGTTCTGGTTCTATTCCCACCCAGCCGTTTACATCATGGTCTTGCCGGCCTTTGGCTTGGTGAGCGAGATCCTGCCGGTTCATGCCCGGAAACCTCTGTTCGGCTACGTGACCATGGTGTACTCGATCATGGCCATCGTTGTGTTGGGCCTGGTCGTGTGGGCCCACCACATGTTCACCAGCGGAACCCCTCCCTGGATGCGCCTCTTCTTCACGATTGCCACCGCATTCATCGCCGTTCCAACCGGCATCAAATTCTTCAATTGGTTAGCAACACTCTGGGGCGGACGCATCAGCCTTAACAGCGCCATGCTGTTTTCATGCGGCTTCATTGTGAACTTCGTGCTTGGCGGCATCACAGGCGTTGCCTTGGCACAAGTGCCTTTCGACATCCATGTCCACGACACCTACTTCGTTGTCGCTCACTTCCATTACATCGTCTTCGGAGGTTCGGTGTTCGTGATCTTCGCGTCGATTTACCACTGGTATCCCAAGTTCACCGGCAGGATGCTCAACGAAGATCTTGGTCGGCTGCATTGCGCCCTGACCTTCATTGGTTTCAATCTGTGCTTTGGGCCGCAGCACTGGTTGGGTCTTAACGGAATGCCGCGACGAGTGGCTGAATACGACCCTCAATTCACCCTGATCAATCAGATCAGCTCCGTCGGAGCCCTGCTGATGGCCATCAGCACCCTGCCCTTCCTTTGGAATGTGATTCACAGCGCCCTCAACGGCCCTGTGGCAGGAGACAACCCCTGGAGAGCGCTGACTCCTGAATGGCTGACCAGTTCTCCGCCACCGGTTGAAAACTGGATCGGCGAAGCACCTCTGGTGGAAGAGCCCTACGGCTATGGCGTCCCACCGGACGAGCTTGACCTCACCGCAGCAAGCGGTCGTGATCTCTGGAGCAGCGGCAAATGA